A genome region from Eremothecium gossypii ATCC 10895 chromosome VII, complete sequence includes the following:
- the DNF1 gene encoding aminophospholipid-translocating P4-type ATPase DNF1 (Syntenic homolog of Saccharomyces cerevisiae YER166W (DNF1) and YDR093W (DNF2)), with translation MEPGAASGERVQVQRIYVESVGSDGTQTVPAIQVDDQPAESPFSDEFQFEVGGREGRQPSILKAERQPQRQGGKLAFATGTGEHVDGANSEFSMTLTPTRVGQPQSVPLSDGKRRELRSAKEMKILRWGTQRHKTGRPVGRARTLRWGKKNYDNLPEDRGSGGSDTDAGVAGKSRAAEKRAVYFNMPLPPELTGENGRPVVNYPRNKIRTTKYTPLSFLPKNLAYQFKNAANIYFLLLVCLSFVSIFGVTNPALAAIPLIAIVVITGLKDAFEDSRRTILDLEVNNMRSHILHGVENNNVSADNVSLWRKFKKLNTRLLIATVRFFRESFTEAGRRRRAQRAREESQMAASRLGSDPRMSLDSMGSYRPSLDFDNIGQLVSSDQVSVLNRNLPPVPDCRFGKSHWKDIRVGDIVRIHNNDEIPADIILLSTSDADGACYVETKNLDGETNLKVRQSLKCSHRIRNSKDISRCKFWVESEGPHANLYSYQGNFKWVDSETGVMHNEPVNINNMLLRGCSLRNTKWAMGIVMFTGTDTKIMLNAGVTPTKRSRISRELNYSVILNFVFLFVLCLAAGLVNGIYYRRDATSRTFFEFGTVAGTPFANGILAFFVALILYQSLVPISLYISIEIIKTAQAAFIYGDVLLYNPKLDYPCTPRTWNISDDLGQIEYIFSDKTGTLTQNVMEFKKCTINGVSYGRAYTEALAGLRKRQGVDIEEEGARERAEIEEDKKQMVELLLKLGKNSQLDPHTVTFVSKELVQDLGGANSQEQKEAVEHFMLSLALCHSVVVEENKNNPEKLDIKAQSPDEAALVETARDMGFSFVGRTKNGVIIEIQGVQKEFRILNVLEFNSTRKRMSCIVKIPAADENSKPKALLLCKGADSVIYSRLDRSRNDPKLLERTALHLEQFATEGLRTLCVAQREIDWDEYLNWNERRELAAASLDNREEALERVADAIERQLVLLGGTAIEDRLQDGVPDSISILADAGIKLWVLTGDKVETAINIGFSCNLLGSDMELLVIKSSGEDVEHLGEKDSDVVLALIDKYLETHFNMKGSPEELAAARKDHTPPQSAFGVVIDGDALKLALHGEDIRRKFLLLCKNCKAVLCCRVSPSQKAAVVKLVKESLDVVTLAIGDGSNDVAMIQAADVGIGIAGEEGRQAVMSADYAIGQFRYLTRLVLVHGRWSYKRLAEMIPQFFYKNITFTLALFWFGICSNYDGSYLFEYTYLMFYNLAFTSLPVIFLGIMDQDASDVLSVVVPQLYKVGILRTEWTQNKFWWYCFDGVYQSIICFFFPYLCYYRTGLITKNAYGLDHRYTFGVFVTSIAVVSCNLYVLIHQYRWDWFTTLFIFLSCGILFFWTGVWSSATYSGEFYKTAVRLYAQPVFWAVLFVGVIFCLLPRFTWDAVQKLFFPRDIDIVRECWWRGDFDMYPEDYDPTDPNRPRINVSHTGVDRASDDERSRTGSDLGVTRTTVISEDIPMGLIDKTAPHSRADPTTPLGSEDSARYSLEVTRREMLQTHQLDSRYSVERARTSLDLPGVTRARTLISNH, from the coding sequence ATGGAGCCCGGAGCTGCAAGTGGAGAGCGCGTGCAGGTACAGCGCATATATGTGGAGTCAGTTGGTTCGGACGGGACGCAGACGGTACCGGCGATACAGGTGGACGACCAGCCAGCAGAGTCGCCGTTCAGTGACGAGTTCCAGTTTGAGGTGGGGGGGCGCGAGGGCCGGCAGCCGTCGATTTTGAAGGCGGAGCGGCAGCCACAGCGGCAGGGCGGCAAGCTTGCGTTTGCCACGGGGACGGGAGAGCACGTGGACGGCGCGAATAGCGAGTTCTCGATGACGCTGACGCCCACGCGGGTGGGGCAGCCCCAGAGTGTCCCGTTGTCGGACGGGAAGCGGCGCGAGCTGCGTTCTGCAAAAGAGATGAAGATTCTGCGGTGGGGTACGCAGCGGCACAAGACCGGGCGGCCTGTGGGCCGAGCGCGGACTTTGAGGTGGGGCAAGAAGAACTACGACAACTTGCCCGAGGACCGGGGCAGCGGTGGAAGTGACACGGACGCGGGGGTGGCGGGGAAGAGCCGCGCTGCCGAGAAGCGCGCGGTGTACTTCAACATGCCGCTGCCTCCGGAGCTAACCGGAGAAAACGGCCGACCGGTGGTGAACTACCCACGGAACAAGATACGCACGACGAAGTATACGCCGTTGTCGTTTCTACCGAAAAACTTGGCATACCAGTTTAAGAACGCGGCTAACATCTACTTTCTTTTGTTAGTGTGTCTCAGTTTCGTGTCCATCTTCGGCGTCACGAACCCGGCGCTTGCAGCGATTCCGTTGATAGCCATTGTTGTGATAACCGGGCTCAAGGACGCGTTTGAAGACTCCAGGCGCACCATCCTTGACTTGGAGGTGAACAACATGCGCTCGCATATACTACACGGTGTCGAAAACAACAATGTATCAGCGGACAATGTTTCACTGTGGCGTAAATTCAAAAAGTTAAACACCAGGTTATTGATTGCAACAGTCCGTTTCTTCCGCGAGTCTTTCACGGAggctgggcggcggcggcgcgcgcagcgagCGCGCGAGGAATCTCAAATGGCTGCTTCGAGGCTGGGCAGCGACCCCAGAATGTCTTTGGACTCTATGGGCTCCTACCGACCATCTCTGGACTTTGACAATATAGGGCAACTCGTTTCCTCGGATCAGGTGTCGGTGCTTAACCGGAACCTACCGCCTGTACCGGATTGCAGGTTTGGTAAGTCTCATTGGAAGGATATAAGAGTCGGAGACATCGTTAGAATCCACAATAACGATGAAATACCCGCAGACATAATCCTATTGTCCACTTCCGACGCCGATGGGGCTTGTTATGTTGAGACAAAAAATTTGGACGGTGAGACGAATCTCAAGGTCCGCCAGTCTTTAAAATGTTCCCATCGGATTAGAAATTCTAAAGATATTTCTCGTTGCAAATTTTGGGTCGAATCAGAGGGACCGCATGCAAACCTATACTCCTACCAAGGGAACTTCAAATGGGTGGATTCGGAAACTGGCGTTATGCATAACGAACCTGTCAATATTAATAACATGTTATTACGTGGCTGTTCCTTGCGCAACACAAAATGGGCGATGGGAATTGTTATGTTTACAGGTACAGATACCAAGATTATGCTCAATGCTGGTGTTACGCCTACTAAGAGGTCTAGGATCTCCAGAGAATTGAACTACTCCGTTATTTTGAACTTCGTTTTCCTATTCGTTTTATGTTTGGCAGCAGGCCTAGTGAATGGTATTTATTACCGACGGGATGCAACCTCCAGGACTTTCTTCGAGTTTGGTACTGTGGCAGGGACGCCGTTTGCTAACGGTATTCTCGCCTTCTTTGTCGCTCTTATCCTTTACCAGTCCTTGGTGCCCATTTCATTGTACATTTCTATTGAGATAATAAAAACCGCGCAAGCCGCATTCATTTATGGTGATGTCCTATTATACAATCCAAAATTAGACTACCCATGTACTCCTCGAACATGGAATATTTCAGACGACTTGGGCCAAATAGAATATATCTTCTCTGATAAGACTGGTACTCTAACCCAAAATGTTATGGAATTTAAAAAGTGCACGATTAACGGTGTTTCATATGGTCGCGCTTACACGGAAGCTCTTGCAGGACTCCGTAAGCGCCAAGGGGTTGATATTGAAGAGGAAGGCGCCCGTGAACGTGCTGAAATAGAAGAAGATAAAAAGCAAATGGTTGAGTTACTACTTAAACTCGGAAAAAATTCTCAATTAGATCCTCATACTGTGACCTTTGTTTCAAAAGAATTAGTACAAGATCTAGGTGGTGCCAATTCTCAAGAACAAAAGGAGGCAGTAGAGCATTTTATGTTGTCACTTGCATTGTGTCATTCGGTAGTTGTTGAAGAAAATAAAAATAACCCAGAAAAGCTAGATATAAAAGCTCAGTCGCCAGATGAGGCTGCGCTCGTTGAAACTGCAAGAGATATGGGGTTTAGCTTTGTGGGCCGCACGAAGAATGGTGTTATCATAGAAATACAAGGTGTTCAGAAAGAATTTCGGATTTTAAATGTCTTAGAGTTCAATTCAACTCGGAAGAGGATGTCCTGTATTGTTAAGATTCCTGCTGCTGATGAAAACTCAAAGCCGAAGGCTCTCTTGTTATGCAAAGGAGCTGACTCAGTCATATATTCCAGGCTTGATAGATCGAGGAATGATCCAAAGTTGTTGGAAAGAACCGCCTTGCATCTAGAACAGTTTGCCACTGAAGGTTTAAGAACTCTATGTGTAGCGCAACGTGAGATAGACTGGGATGAATACCTAAATTGGAATGAACGCCGTGAGTTAGCTGCTGCCTCTCTAGATAATCGTGAAGAAGCGTTGGAGAGGGTAGCAGATGCGATTGAACGTCAACTTGTTCTTCTTGGTGGTACAGCAATCGAAGATAGATTACAAGATGGTGTGCCCGACTCTATCTCTATTCTCGCAGATGCAGGAATTAAGTTATGGGTGCTAACAGGAGACAAGGTTGAGACGGCAATTAACATTGGTTTCTCGTGTAATTTGTTGGGCAGTGATATGGAGTTGTTGGTGATCAAATCATCTGGAGAGGATGTTGAACATTTGGGCGAAAAGGATTCTGATGTGGTACTTGCCCTAATAGATAAGTACCTAGAAACCCATTTTAACATGAAAGGGTCCCCAGAGGAGCTAGCTGCTGCTAGAAAGGACCATACGCCCCCACAGAGTGCTTTTGGTGTTGTGATAGATGGAGACGCGTTAAAGTTGGCCCTACATGGAGAAGACATTCGTCGGAAGTTTTTACTATTGTGCAAGAACTGTAAAGCTGTTCTTTGTTGCCGTGTCTCTCCATCTCAAAAAGCTGCAGTGGTCAAACTTGTCAAGGAATCCTTAGATGTCGTGACGTTGGCAATTGGTGATGGCTCCAATGATGTGGCTATGATACAAGCCGCGGACGTAGGCATTGGCATTGCGGGCGAAGAAGGTAGACAGGCTGTGATGTCGGCGGACTACGCCATTGGCCAGTTCAGATACTTGACCAGATTGGTCTTGGTCCACGGGCGGTGGTCATATAAAAGACTAGCGGAGATGATCCCCCAATTTTTCTACAAGAACATCACTTTCACTTTAGCACTCTTTTGGTTCGGTATTTGCAGTAACTACGATGGGTCCTATTTATTCGAGTACACGTACTTGATGTTCTACAATTTGGCCTTCACTTCCCTTCCTGTTATCTTCCTGGGTATCATGGACCAGGATGCCAGCGACGTTCTTTCTGTGGTAGTGCCACAGTTATACAAGGTGGGCATCCTGCGTACGGAGTGGACACAGAACAAGTTCTGGTGGTACTGTTTTGACGGTGTGTACCAATCGATCATATGTTTCTTCTTTCCCTACCTATGCTACTACCGTACCGGGCTTATTACCAAGAACGCCTATGGTCTCGACCACCGCTACACTTTCGGCGTGTTTGTCACCTCCATCGCGGTTGTCTCCTGTAACCTCTACGTGCTCATCCACCAATACCGCTGGGACTGGTTCACAACCCTTTTCATCTTCCTTTCCTGCGGCAtcctcttcttctggaCCGGCGTCTGGAGCAGCGCGACGTACTCTGGCGAATTCTACAAGACCGCCGTCCGTCTCTACGCACAGCCCGTCTTCTGGGCCGTCCTCTTTGTCGGTGTGATCTTCTGCCTCCTCCCGCGCTTTACGTGGGACGCTGTGCAGAAGCTCTTCTTCCCCCGCGATATCGACATAGTCCGGGAGTGCTGGTGGCGCGGCGACTTCGACATGTACCCCGAGGACTACGACCCCACAGATCCAAACCGGCCGCGTATCAACGTTTCCCACACAGGCGTCGACCGCGCCTCCGACGACGAACGCTCCCGCACCGGCAGCGACCTCGGCGTGACCCGCACCACCGTCATATCCGAAGACATCCCCATGGGCTTGATCGACAAGACCGCACCGCACTCCCGCGCCGATCCGACAACACCCCTGGGCTCCGAGGATTCCGCGCGCTACTCGCTCGAGGTCACCCGCCGCGAAATGCTTCAAACCCACCAGCTCGATAGCCGCTACTCGGTCGAGCGTGCACGCACCTCGCTCGACCTACCGGGAGTCACCCGCGCGCGCACACTTATCAGTAACCATTAG
- the BCK2 gene encoding Bck2p (Syntenic homolog of Saccharomyces cerevisiae YER167W (BCK2)), producing the protein MRPQKTQLRATADDCGGAIESTSKWKIPHYYKKASSVTQTVISDLNPATSSQQCATYSPTMALNGGNNRINIMNTPVAVQLEDPDQPKTRKGQKAKAKKNGEMVFVNFTVQDTTESPKKPKSSRREKMLRIFKSSEQLKLRPHDLGELAPSLSKEPRSAPASTPASASKRNYSSFLKCGKIGSSINSSAGSAVGKRSGVPSSLHNWKAASSEDVLIKRSSSSVAALHPLRQHTRPQLSRSMSANIMGVNHSRYNSLSPVVSHNSAGSSGAVGAVGEPDSKIDLLKKRFLQTATYLHGDPSDYGTATKSPTGNPHTSKIPMGMDVQDFGSTNMYDDYDDSDEIGEADFDPHYLGTSEDGYKMQLSDNGQDGAATLKPNLHTSDTFSGSYYQVDENDASIAFSKMFTRKRANTGGSLSSFVSNTQTISPYNIPGNISTHSIPSQRYSPIRSHSPGRPRSNTRGSLTHRNTRDLSSAYLSANNVSGLSSQSGAALFNPSEPVVGMDTFIDSQYKSRYGQKKKHDGVCDTRKPYQAPAGFSSTSSTSHASTPSVADAGGLGSGPLSMDLNGFWALERDTSFIHDVYDEQPLPSAKGIQAATIEEDEEVEVDLGSLPNTSNSSKCIELSLEPSTSVGSSSCQYYHETQGFTLINTGLGATTVALPKKDRLKQEETTQHGAMFFGEPLGGYAAAPTDSNLLDAYMDLDLENTLTLLSGENDITGLDVSGEGNMGYSTMYHDGLAPSAATNISPTTLTGAEAHSEDETTSSDVRHTQQAQQVFLHSRSVDADQPQPRVDFYGLNDGKT; encoded by the coding sequence ATGCGGCCTCAGAAGACACAGTTGCGCGCAACTGCCGATGATTGCGGTGGTGCGATCGAATCGACGTCGAAGTGGAAGATCCCGCACTACTACAAGAAGGCGTCCTCGGTGACACAGACAGTGATTTCGGATCTGAACCCGGCTACGAGCTCGCAGCAGTGTGCGACGTACTCACCGACCATGGCGCTGAACGGGGGCAACAATCGCATCAATATTATGAACACACCGGTGGCGGTCCAGCTGGAGGACCCAGACCAGCCGAAGACGCGGAAGGGCCAGAAGGCGAAGGCTAAGAAGAATGGCGAGATGGTGTTTGTGAACTTTACAGTGCAGGACACGACCGAGTCCCCAAAAAAGCCCAAGTCGTCACGTCGCGAGAAGATGCTGCGCATCTTCAAGAGCAGTGAGCAGCTGAAGCTGCGGCCGCATGATCTGGGCGAGCTGGCGCCCAGCTTGTCCAAAGAGCCCCGCTCGGCGCCCGCGTCGACGCCGGCCTCCGCCTCGAAGCGTAACTACAGTTCATTCCTCAAGTGCGGCAAGATTGGGAGCAGCATCAACAGCAGTGCCGGGAGCGCGGTCGGAAAACGCAGCGGCGTGCCGTCATCGCTGCATAACTGGAAAGCTGCTAGTAGCGAGGACGTGCTCATTAAGCGTTCCAGTTCAAGCGTTGCGGCGCTGCACCCACTACGGCAGCACACCAGGCCCCAACTTAGCAGATCCATGAGCGCCAACATTATGGGTGTCAACCACAGTCGGTACAATAGTCTCTCGCCTGTTGTATCCCACAACAGCGCAGGCTCATCGGGTGCAGTGGGTGCTGTTGGAGAACCGGATAGCAAGATTGATTTGCTGAAGAAGAGGTTTCTTCAGACGGCCACTTATCTGCATGGCGACCCCAGCGACTACGGTACTGCGACGAAGTCCCCGACAGGAAATCCCCACACTAGCAAGATTCCTATGGGGATGGACGTTCAGGACTTCGGCAGCACAAACATGTATGATGATTATGATGATAGTGACGAGATAGGGGAGGCAGATTTCGATCCACATTATTTGGGAACATCAGAAGATGGCTACAAAATGCAGCTCTCAGATAACGGACAGGACGGTGCTGCTACTTTGAAACCTAATTTGCATACGTCTGACACATTCTCTGGTAGCTATTATCAGGTGGACGAAAATGATGCCTCGATTGCTTTTAGCAAAATGTTCACAAGGAAAAGAGCAAACACTGGCGGGTCCCTAAGTTCTTTTGTTTCTAATACACAAACCATATCGCCCTATAACATCCCCGGTAATATCAGCACGCATTCAATTCCTTCGCAGCGCTATTCTCCCATCAGATCCCACTCCCCGGGGCGGCCGCGATCCAATACACGTGGTTCTTTAACACACAGAAATACGCGTGATCTGAGTTCAGCATACTTGTCTGCAAATAATGTTAGTGGCTTGTCTTCGCAGTCAGGTGCTGCGTTGTTCAACCCGTCCGAACCTGTAGTCGGAATGGATACGTTTATTGATAGTCAGTACAAGTCAAGGTACGGGCAGAAGAAAAAGCATGACGGTGTTTGCGATACGCGCAAACCATACCAGGCTCCTGCAGGCTTCAGCAGTACTTCTTCCACATCGCATGCTTCCACTCCTTCGGTTGCAGATGCTGGAGGTCTCGGCAGCGGTCCCTTATCCATGGACCTAAATGGATTCTGGGCATTGGAACGGGATACGTCATTCATACACGACGTATACGACGAGCAACCTCTACCTTCCGCCAAGGGTATTCAAGCGGCAACTATAGAAGAAGACGAGGAGGTCGAGGTTGATCTGGGTTCCCTTCCAAACACCAGTAATAGTAGCAAATGCATTGAGCTGTCTTTGGAGCCGTCTACGTCTGTGGGGAGCTCTTCATGTCAGTATTACCATGAAACTCAAGGGTTTACGCTCATTAATACTGGTCTTGGTGCCACTACTGTCGCGCTACCGAAAAAGGATCGCCTGAAGCAGGAAGAAACTACACAGCATGGGGCCATGTTCTTTGGGGAGCCCCTGGGAGGTTATGCCGCTGCCCCAACAGATAGCAATCTTCTAGATGCTTACATGGACCTTGATCTGGAAAATACACTAACCCTGCTTTCAGGTGAAAATGATATAACCGGCTTGGACGTCAGTGGCGAAGGGAACATGGGGTATTCGACTATGTATCATGATGGGCTTGCCCCCTCGGCTGCTACTAACATATCTCCGACAACCCTCACTGGTGCGGAGGCCCATTCTGAGGATGAAACAACCAGTTCCGACGTACGCCACACACAACAGGCTCAACAGGTTTTTCTGCATTCCCGCTCGGTAGACGCTGACCAGCCACAGCCGCGAGTGGACTTTTATGGGTTAAATGATGGTAAGACATAG